Proteins found in one Fibrobacter sp. genomic segment:
- a CDS encoding prohibitin family protein, with amino-acid sequence MKKKMLLAMATALAFFGCAQIDETERGVVLEFGKVDEVIGPGLTIYNCFFKEIKRISVKTELETGRIEAGSKDLQTVYVGTNVNYHVDETHVADVYSQYGTAYVTTILQPKIKETITGITPQYAPEEMLQKREEIRSRMEKALKSKLDSANAHIVIDGFTITEFQFSRAFNEAIEAKQVQEQEALKEKNIKIKMDYQNEQRVAKAKADSAVIALQMEALKKQNGKEYLMLKWIEKWDGRLPQVNANDKIIPMINMQ; translated from the coding sequence ATGAAAAAGAAAATGCTCCTAGCAATGGCTACAGCCCTCGCATTCTTCGGATGCGCCCAAATCGACGAAACGGAGCGCGGCGTGGTGCTCGAATTCGGAAAGGTCGACGAAGTCATCGGCCCGGGCCTCACCATATACAACTGTTTTTTCAAGGAAATCAAGCGCATCTCGGTAAAGACAGAACTCGAGACTGGCCGCATCGAAGCGGGATCCAAGGACCTGCAGACCGTCTACGTGGGCACGAACGTGAACTACCATGTGGACGAAACGCATGTCGCCGATGTCTACTCGCAGTACGGCACCGCCTACGTGACCACCATCCTGCAGCCGAAAATCAAGGAGACCATCACGGGAATCACCCCGCAGTACGCCCCCGAAGAAATGCTCCAGAAGCGCGAAGAAATCCGCAGCCGCATGGAAAAGGCCCTCAAGTCCAAACTCGATTCCGCAAATGCGCATATCGTGATTGACGGCTTCACGATTACGGAATTCCAGTTCAGCCGCGCCTTCAACGAAGCCATCGAAGCCAAGCAGGTGCAGGAACAGGAAGCCCTCAAGGAAAAGAACATCAAAATCAAGATGGATTACCAGAACGAGCAGCGCGTCGCAAAGGCCAAGGCGGACTCCGCAGTCATCGCCCTCCAGATGGAAGCCCTCAAAAAGCAGAACGGCAAAGAATATTTAATGCTCAAATGGATAGAAAAATGGGATGGAAGGCTCCCGCAAGTGAACGCTAATGACAAAATAATCCCCATGATCAACATGCAATAA
- a CDS encoding fibrobacter succinogenes major paralogous domain-containing protein: MHISFIAFIILAIVVVAIAAYRMGVHVAKATKQASPEAQNKIPYEKCLEKNKKAFKYGTFTDARDGETYQTVKIGDQVWMAENLRFKAEGSFAPNNEESNVKKFGRLYTWTSALDIPADFANESPAKDLAMYEKMKDKNFQGIAPEGWHIPSNKEWEQLMENIDAKSDGSELRSVCIWQKPGKDTLGFFALPAGYRFDNGTFHHFGKRARFWSKEEYGKSNAYRMSISENSTDIEGIYRSDALSVRCVKNS; encoded by the coding sequence ATGCATATATCGTTCATCGCGTTCATCATCCTCGCCATTGTCGTCGTCGCAATCGCCGCATACCGCATGGGCGTGCATGTCGCCAAGGCCACCAAGCAGGCATCCCCCGAAGCCCAAAACAAAATCCCCTACGAAAAATGCCTCGAAAAGAACAAAAAGGCGTTCAAGTACGGGACCTTCACCGACGCCCGTGACGGGGAAACCTACCAGACCGTCAAAATCGGCGACCAGGTCTGGATGGCAGAAAACCTCCGCTTCAAGGCAGAAGGCAGTTTCGCCCCGAACAACGAAGAATCCAACGTGAAGAAGTTCGGACGCCTCTACACGTGGACTTCCGCACTGGACATCCCCGCAGATTTCGCCAACGAGTCTCCGGCCAAGGACCTCGCGATGTACGAAAAGATGAAGGACAAGAACTTCCAGGGCATCGCACCGGAAGGCTGGCACATCCCGAGCAACAAGGAATGGGAACAGCTCATGGAAAATATCGACGCCAAGTCGGACGGAAGCGAACTGCGCAGCGTATGCATCTGGCAGAAGCCCGGCAAGGACACGCTCGGGTTCTTCGCCCTCCCCGCCGGCTACCGTTTCGACAACGGCACATTCCACCACTTCGGCAAGCGCGCCCGCTTCTGGAGCAAGGAAGAATACGGGAAATCCAACGCCTACCGCATGAGCATCTCGGAAAATTCCACCGACATCGAAGGCATCTACAGGTCCGACGCCCTCTCCGTGCGCTGCGTGAAGAACTCCTAG
- a CDS encoding Tex family protein — MDFSAVIAEELKLETWRVAKALELMDQGGTIPFIARYRKDQTGTLNEIELRDISHRRDYLQELTDRKETVLKSIEEQGKLTPELKAQIEACKDKTLLEDIYAPFKPKKRTRATIAKELGLEPLARLMWAQENTGNTAEEIARIYLSEEKGLADPKAALKGAADILAEEVADNTEFRQYLRAKMEKTGVMISKVKKDFEKQETKFKDYYDFSEPVSKIPSHRMLALRRGEKEKVLRLTIEVPTEEMVGYLKTQIIKGESTWTPYLEAMCQDAWERLLQPSMESEVRLLLKDNAEEEAFKVFSKNLQDVLLAAPAGHKSVLALDPGFRTGCKVAVLDENGKFLDHGIIKPHEPHNDKAGAAVYLMQLIDKYKIDLIAIGNGTASRETDAFCGEMALKFKGKVPPRVIVSEAGASVYSASMIAIQEFPKEDVTTRGAISIGRRLQDPLAELVKVDPQSIGVGQYQHDVNQRELKKRLDEVVESCVNMVGVDVNSASAPLLAHVAGLSNTLSEAIVKYREDNGAFASREDLKKVKGFGPKAFEQAAGFMRIPGAENPLDDSAVHPENYALVEKMAEKVGVPVKEIVGNAEAVKAIKVDEFLSDEVGKATLEDIMKELQKPSRDPRKEFRYAKFDDRIKTINDLVTGSWMEGVVTNVANFGAFVDIGVHQDGLVHISEISDKYVTDAKEVLTVGDVVKVRVVAVDANQKRISLSMKQESTDGVAGAGVSGPRGQRVGGPRGGNFGGRGRDNNRGGRPQGGIQGHATIADLKNKIAGKERPGFAPKKNVVAQPQKMSALLKQMKKGR, encoded by the coding sequence ATGGATTTTTCCGCAGTTATTGCCGAAGAACTGAAACTCGAAACATGGCGCGTCGCCAAGGCGCTCGAACTCATGGACCAGGGGGGTACGATTCCCTTCATCGCCCGCTACCGCAAGGACCAGACGGGAACGCTGAACGAAATCGAACTGCGCGACATCAGTCACCGTCGTGACTACCTGCAGGAACTTACCGACCGCAAGGAAACGGTGCTCAAGAGCATCGAGGAACAGGGCAAGCTCACTCCCGAGCTCAAGGCTCAGATCGAGGCCTGCAAGGACAAGACTCTCCTCGAAGACATTTACGCTCCGTTCAAGCCCAAGAAGCGTACCCGCGCGACCATCGCGAAGGAACTCGGTCTTGAACCGCTGGCCCGACTGATGTGGGCACAGGAAAATACCGGCAACACCGCCGAAGAAATCGCTCGCATCTACCTCTCCGAGGAGAAGGGCCTCGCCGACCCGAAGGCTGCGCTCAAGGGTGCCGCCGACATCTTGGCCGAAGAAGTGGCCGACAATACGGAATTCCGCCAGTACCTCCGTGCGAAGATGGAGAAGACGGGCGTGATGATTTCGAAGGTCAAGAAGGATTTCGAAAAGCAGGAAACGAAGTTCAAGGATTACTACGACTTCAGCGAACCGGTCAGCAAGATCCCGAGTCACCGCATGCTGGCTCTCCGCCGCGGCGAGAAGGAGAAGGTGCTCCGTCTCACCATCGAAGTCCCGACAGAAGAGATGGTCGGCTACCTCAAGACCCAGATTATCAAGGGCGAATCGACCTGGACTCCGTACCTGGAAGCCATGTGCCAGGACGCCTGGGAACGCCTGTTGCAGCCGAGCATGGAAAGCGAAGTGCGCCTCCTGTTGAAGGACAACGCCGAAGAAGAAGCATTCAAGGTGTTCAGCAAGAACCTGCAAGACGTTCTGCTCGCTGCTCCTGCGGGCCACAAGTCCGTGCTTGCGCTCGACCCGGGTTTCCGTACTGGCTGCAAGGTGGCTGTGCTCGACGAGAACGGCAAGTTCCTCGACCATGGCATCATCAAGCCGCACGAGCCGCACAACGACAAGGCTGGTGCGGCGGTGTACCTGATGCAGCTCATCGACAAGTACAAGATTGACCTCATCGCCATCGGCAACGGTACCGCAAGCCGCGAGACCGACGCCTTCTGTGGCGAAATGGCTCTCAAGTTCAAGGGCAAGGTTCCGCCGCGCGTTATCGTGAGCGAAGCCGGCGCCTCTGTTTACAGCGCGAGCATGATCGCCATCCAGGAATTCCCGAAGGAAGACGTGACGACCCGCGGCGCGATTTCGATTGGCCGCCGCCTGCAGGACCCGCTGGCCGAACTCGTGAAGGTGGATCCGCAGTCCATCGGCGTGGGTCAGTACCAGCACGACGTGAACCAGCGCGAACTCAAGAAGCGCCTCGACGAAGTGGTGGAAAGCTGCGTGAACATGGTCGGTGTCGACGTGAACAGCGCATCCGCTCCGCTCCTTGCCCATGTGGCGGGTCTCAGCAACACGCTCTCCGAAGCCATCGTGAAGTACCGCGAAGACAACGGCGCGTTTGCTAGCCGCGAAGACCTGAAGAAGGTGAAGGGCTTCGGTCCGAAGGCCTTCGAACAGGCTGCGGGCTTCATGCGCATTCCGGGTGCTGAAAACCCGCTGGACGATTCCGCGGTTCACCCCGAAAACTACGCGCTTGTCGAGAAGATGGCCGAGAAGGTCGGCGTTCCCGTGAAGGAAATCGTGGGCAATGCCGAAGCGGTGAAGGCTATCAAGGTGGACGAGTTCCTCTCCGACGAAGTGGGTAAGGCCACTTTGGAAGACATCATGAAGGAACTCCAGAAGCCGAGCCGCGACCCGCGTAAGGAATTCCGTTACGCGAAGTTCGATGACCGCATCAAGACCATCAACGACCTCGTTACGGGCAGCTGGATGGAAGGTGTCGTCACCAACGTGGCGAACTTCGGTGCGTTCGTGGACATCGGTGTCCACCAGGACGGCCTCGTTCATATTTCCGAGATCAGCGACAAGTACGTGACCGACGCCAAGGAAGTCCTCACTGTGGGCGACGTGGTGAAGGTGCGCGTGGTCGCTGTCGATGCGAACCAGAAGCGCATCAGCCTCTCGATGAAGCAGGAATCTACCGACGGTGTGGCAGGTGCAGGCGTAAGTGGCCCGCGCGGCCAGCGTGTCGGCGGACCCCGCGGCGGAAACTTCGGTGGCCGCGGCCGCGATAACAATCGCGGCGGACGCCCGCAAGGCGGCATCCAGGGCCACGCTACCATCGCAGATCTCAAGAACAAGATTGCGGGCAAGGAACGCCCGGGTTTTGCTCCCAAGAAGAACGTGGTGGCCCAGCCTCAGAAGATGAGCGCCCTCCTGAAGCAGATGAAGAAGGGACGTTAG